Genomic segment of Streptococcus pneumoniae:
ATAAACCAGAGGAATTTTTTTCCCGCCTAAGCTAGCTAATTCCTGGTCAAAAAATTCTTCTCGTTGTTGAAAGGTCACAATATCCAGATCAATCTCATCTTTATTGATATGTCTATATAAATGAATAGAATAAGCCTCTACTCCACCACTCCCTAGGGAATTTAGGTAATACAAGACCTTAGTCATCCATTTCCTCCTGTCCGCTGTTCAAATCTTCTTTTATCTGAGTGGTACTAATTTCAGGGGTACGTGGCAAATACACAACCTCCACTCCTTCATCTCGTAAAAAATCAAACTGACCTTCCCAGTCATTTCCCATAGCAAAAACATCGACATGGTATTTATGAACATCGCTTCTCTTTTGATCCCACGATTCTTCTGGAATGACCAAGTCAACATAGCGAATCGCTTCGACCAGTTTTTTACGCTGTTCGTAAGAAAAGTAACATGTTTTCTG
This window contains:
- the tagD gene encoding glycerol-3-phosphate cytidylyltransferase → MKRVITYGTFDLLHYGHINLLKRAKELGDYLIVCLSTDDFNWQEKQKTCYFSYEQRKKLVEAIRYVDLVIPEESWDQKRSDVHKYHVDVFAMGNDWEGQFDFLRDEGVEVVYLPRTPEISTTQIKEDLNSGQEEMDD